The following coding sequences are from one Candidatus Tanganyikabacteria bacterium window:
- a CDS encoding NADH-quinone oxidoreductase subunit K: MNLLLAVAVGAMFTMGLYQVMGKDLLRIAFGIYILFNGANLVILTVGTLPGSTAPFVSLGGSPVDPLVQAMVLTAIVIGFGLATFLLLLAARLGRDRRSLDATAMTRWRR; this comes from the coding sequence ATGAACCTGTTGCTTGCCGTTGCGGTCGGCGCCATGTTCACCATGGGCCTGTACCAGGTGATGGGGAAGGATCTCCTGCGTATCGCCTTCGGCATCTACATCCTCTTCAACGGGGCCAACCTGGTGATCCTGACCGTGGGAACCCTCCCCGGTTCGACCGCGCCTTTCGTGTCGCTCGGCGGCAGCCCGGTGGATCCGCTGGTGCAGGCGATGGTACTGACGGCGATCGTGATCGGCTTCGGCCTGGCGACTTTCCTGCTGCTGCTGGCCGCCAGGCTCGGGCGGGATCGCCGGTCCCTCGACGCCACGGCCATGACGCGCTGGCGGCGCTGA
- a CDS encoding Na+/H+ antiporter subunit E, with product MNVAPMVFCLIGLALWALLVPEVTPASLAVGVPAILAAWAAFRRLATFDTCIPWRRAVAWIRAVAGYLVLHVPVDITRATFRVFREVLRPDLHIRPAIVAVPLPGAPPEILMLLAFGICLTPGEQAVEIDEARGVLYVHGLLVTDPDHFRSEVTAVYERYFRGLARAP from the coding sequence GTGAACGTGGCGCCGATGGTGTTCTGTCTGATCGGCCTCGCGCTGTGGGCGTTGCTGGTACCCGAGGTCACGCCGGCCTCCCTGGCGGTCGGGGTGCCCGCCATCCTGGCGGCCTGGGCGGCTTTCAGGCGGCTGGCGACCTTCGACACGTGTATCCCCTGGAGGCGGGCGGTGGCCTGGATCCGGGCCGTGGCCGGGTACCTGGTCCTGCACGTCCCCGTCGACATCACCCGTGCGACCTTCCGGGTGTTCCGCGAGGTTCTGCGGCCGGATCTGCACATCCGGCCGGCGATCGTGGCGGTGCCTTTGCCGGGCGCTCCGCCGGAAATCCTGATGCTCCTGGCGTTCGGCATCTGCCTGACTCCGGGCGAACAGGCGGTCGAAATCGACGAGGCGCGGGGCGTCCTGTACGTGCACGGCCTCCTGGTGACGGACCCGGACCATTTCAGGTCCGAAGTGACCGCCGTGTACGAGCGCTACTTTCGCGGACTTGCGAGGGCGCCATGA
- a CDS encoding monovalent cation/H(+) antiporter subunit G yields the protein MTFPQLLGTIVLVLGIAVSAAGVAGVYRFPDIYTRLNAVAKVSTAGAVLIHLSLASLMPPGQGGKAVLTAAMLLLTTPVVTHVIARMAHKMRVPDVNHLDELRLAEGRPGQSGGSDEPR from the coding sequence ATGACCTTCCCGCAGCTCCTGGGGACGATCGTCCTGGTCCTGGGAATCGCGGTTTCCGCGGCCGGAGTCGCGGGGGTCTATCGCTTTCCCGACATCTACACGCGGCTGAACGCCGTGGCCAAGGTCTCGACGGCCGGGGCCGTGCTGATCCACCTTTCGCTCGCGAGCCTGATGCCGCCTGGCCAAGGGGGAAAGGCCGTACTCACCGCCGCCATGCTGTTGCTCACGACGCCGGTCGTCACCCATGTCATCGCCCGGATGGCCCACAAGATGAGGGTTCCGGATGTCAACCACCTGGATGAGCTTCGCCTGGCCGAGGGAAGGCCGGGACAGTCTGGAGGGTCGGATGAACCACGATGA
- a CDS encoding universal stress protein: MNHDEQRKSHEWQSEEPAAHAERRPGQATGHLTRPFERVLIATDLSEGADLAIARAGWLPLADSAEVHLVHVLAPDERAQAERRARESLDKAAQTLAELRYRSGGSPLVVRRDVLRGDAFGSISLAILEDGSDLVVVGRHGRRGIMGHFLGSTAEQLVRKVGLPVLVAHVRPEGPYRKPLFATAFEAGADRVLTALFRVTGSGADRIEMMHAVEEIPGDGLLVAGASPAEEQRYYEEQFSHAARAASALARGAGSAGEKLELVVRIGSAASVVIDEASGRETDLIAVGTRARAGLPRLLLGTTAGTVLREAPCDVLIVPL; the protein is encoded by the coding sequence ATGAACCACGATGAGCAGCGGAAGAGCCACGAGTGGCAGTCCGAGGAACCGGCAGCCCATGCCGAGCGACGGCCTGGCCAGGCCACGGGACACTTGACCAGGCCATTCGAGCGCGTGCTGATCGCGACCGATCTGTCCGAAGGGGCGGACCTCGCGATCGCCCGGGCGGGATGGCTCCCGCTGGCGGATTCCGCGGAAGTTCATCTGGTTCATGTGCTCGCACCGGATGAGCGGGCCCAGGCTGAACGACGAGCCCGCGAATCGCTCGACAAGGCGGCCCAGACCCTTGCGGAGCTACGATACCGGAGTGGCGGGTCTCCGCTGGTCGTCCGGCGGGACGTCCTGCGGGGCGACGCCTTCGGCTCCATCTCCCTGGCGATTCTCGAAGATGGCTCCGACCTCGTGGTCGTCGGTCGCCACGGTCGTCGGGGCATCATGGGGCACTTCCTCGGGTCCACCGCCGAGCAACTGGTCCGGAAGGTCGGCCTCCCGGTCCTGGTAGCCCACGTTCGGCCGGAGGGGCCCTACCGGAAGCCGCTCTTCGCGACGGCATTCGAGGCAGGAGCGGACCGGGTCCTGACTGCCTTGTTCAGGGTGACCGGCAGTGGGGCAGACCGTATCGAGATGATGCACGCGGTCGAGGAGATCCCCGGCGATGGCTTGCTGGTCGCCGGGGCTTCGCCCGCAGAGGAACAGCGGTACTACGAGGAGCAGTTTTCCCATGCGGCCCGTGCGGCTTCCGCCCTTGCCCGAGGTGCCGGGTCGGCCGGCGAAAAGCTCGAACTGGTCGTGCGCATCGGGAGCGCGGCCAGTGTCGTGATCGACGAGGCGTCCGGGCGCGAAACCGACCTGATCGCCGTCGGGACGAGGGCCCGGGCGGGGCTCCCCCGGCTGCTCCTCGGGACTACCGCCGGAACGGTCCTCCGCGAGGCGCCGTGCGACGTTCTGATCGTCCCGCTCTAG